From one Plasmodium malariae genome assembly, contig: PmUG01_00_11, whole genome shotgun sequence genomic stretch:
- the PmUG01_00028200 gene encoding fam-l protein produces the protein MERKIKSFLLIEIAAFIILTWICHFNNDMSIFNKCFNKNNVDRKKHTRSYRLLGKHKQERRSPIIWIKEEIPINEVNEKEDISNSEKGSRRKIKQSDECSLHNMEEQQQYNKHKSIFETKSHFSYFEKKIFRELDYKDHRKHNRTISNKVYKKLIRKNYIIRSTLLLLFIFLVLMVPIADVSLRYLVDKGGLLKALGLFHANAGTLGTFVSTGGLLMDGLGIGKWNYVDIVKLSPILTYCVPFFILGIIIILAITYYYKKIIKYEKIKFRNKFNEL, from the exons atggaACGAAAAATTAAGTCATTCTTACTCATTGAAATTGCTGCGTTTATCATTTTAACTTGGATATGCCATTTTAACAATGATATG AGTATCtttaataaatgttttaataagAACAATGTTGACAGAAAAAAACATACAAGGTCTTACAGATTATTAGGAAAGCATAAACAAGAAAGGCGTTCACCCATTATATggataaaagaagaaataccAATTAATGAAGTGaatgaaaaagaagatatatcTAATAGTGAAAAAGGAAGCAGAAGGAAAATCAAACAATCAGATGAATGTTCATTACATAATATGGAAGAACAacaacaatataataaacataaatctatatttgaaacaaaaagtcatttttcttattttgaaaaaaaaatattcagaGAACTTGATTATAAAGATCACCGTAAACATAACAGAACAATTAGTAATAAggtttacaaaaaattaatacgtaaaaattacataatacGATCAACGTTGTTGTTGTTATTCATCTTTTTAGTATTAATGGTACCTATAGCAGATGTATCATTAAGATACTTGGTGGATAAGGGGGGTTTATTGAAAGCTTTAGGGTTGTTTCATGCAAATGCAGGTACGTTAGGAACTTTTGTTAGTACTGGAGGTTTGTTAATGGATGGATTAGGCATAGGCAAATGGAATTATGTTgatatagtaaaattatcGCCTATTTTAACATATTGTGTACCTTTCTTTATATTAggtattataattatattggCGATTActtattactataaaaaaattataaaatatgaaaaaatcaAGTTTAGGAATAAGTTCaatgaattataa